A section of the Metabacillus endolithicus genome encodes:
- a CDS encoding lipid II flippase Amj family protein yields MELITSKLIMISLFILVITMVETLAYSTRISGTRVKLIATAISLFSTLVIVSRFSTMIQQPLTAKLIAEAPDLNKLHFIEEQYRILIGVTTIGVLIGILLFPTFINIFSRAIVQLSKQRGSIVALFLSQCNGKGFKKIMKCIRLPKLSYLKGITYKTIPKRLFVTNIIVSAVFTIGVLSSIYASMLVPEDYAQAALMSSGIINGIATILLTLFIDPKASVLADRVMKKECDYIYLKSYSLTMVSSKLVGTIIAQLLFIPAAYYVAWFASWI; encoded by the coding sequence ATGGAATTAATAACAAGTAAGTTAATCATGATCTCATTGTTTATATTGGTCATTACAATGGTAGAGACTTTAGCTTATTCGACTAGAATTTCTGGTACTCGGGTCAAGCTAATTGCAACTGCAATTTCTTTATTTAGTACTCTTGTCATTGTTTCTAGATTTTCGACAATGATTCAACAACCCCTAACAGCAAAACTAATTGCGGAAGCACCTGATTTGAACAAACTACATTTTATAGAGGAACAATATAGAATTTTAATTGGAGTTACCACGATTGGTGTATTGATTGGGATTCTCCTTTTCCCAACATTTATCAATATTTTTTCAAGAGCAATCGTGCAGCTATCAAAACAACGCGGATCTATAGTGGCATTATTTCTGAGTCAATGTAATGGAAAAGGTTTTAAAAAAATAATGAAATGCATTAGACTGCCCAAATTATCATATCTGAAAGGTATTACATATAAAACCATACCAAAGAGGCTTTTTGTTACCAATATAATCGTTTCTGCAGTATTTACGATTGGGGTACTTTCTTCTATTTATGCATCCATGTTAGTTCCAGAAGATTATGCTCAAGCTGCTTTAATGTCATCAGGTATTATTAACGGCATTGCGACAATATTGCTAACATTGTTTATTGATCCTAAAGCTTCAGTTTTGGCGGATCGAGTCATGAAAAAAGAATGTGATTATATTTATTTAAAAAGCTATTCTTTAACAATGGTTAGTTCAAAATTAGTGGGTACGATTATAGCTCAATTATTATTTATTCCAGCCGCATACTATGTTGCTTGGTTTGCCAGTTGGATATAA
- a CDS encoding SGNH/GDSL hydrolase family protein — MQRLKVIVTIASLLVVCFSLYFFLSHSNSTKQSNVETSIMNEATESDETTEKSNTEEKSVSEEAAPEKDVKIEDVSIELADGKKEEILEDENNKNTITEGIKEKVKEAVEGVIKLFEKDLQVVAIGDSLTQGVGDETKNGGYVGILNTTFENNNIKVTIENYGKRGNRTDQLLKRLEKKEIEASIQKADIVLVTIGANDIMKIVRSNFTNLQLEHFQKEEQQYIERLTAIFSKINELNPNTKIYYIGFYNPFDRYFPEISELQMIVNDWNEIGKSITEDFENVNYIPIADLFSNSDVELLSEDYFHPNTTGYKLMAKRILESMEEVSVEKEAVAEDEE, encoded by the coding sequence ATGCAAAGACTAAAAGTAATAGTCACTATTGCTAGTTTACTAGTAGTGTGCTTTAGTTTATACTTCTTTCTTTCTCATTCTAATTCAACAAAACAGAGTAATGTCGAAACATCAATTATGAATGAAGCGACAGAATCTGACGAAACTACAGAAAAATCTAACACTGAAGAAAAGAGTGTTTCTGAAGAAGCGGCACCTGAAAAAGACGTGAAGATTGAGGATGTTTCGATTGAATTAGCAGATGGAAAAAAGGAAGAAATACTAGAAGATGAGAATAATAAAAATACAATAACAGAAGGTATTAAGGAGAAGGTAAAAGAAGCTGTAGAAGGTGTTATCAAACTTTTTGAAAAGGACCTACAGGTCGTAGCAATTGGTGATTCTCTCACTCAAGGTGTTGGTGATGAAACAAAAAATGGCGGGTATGTCGGGATTTTAAATACCACATTTGAAAATAATAACATAAAAGTTACGATTGAAAACTACGGGAAAAGAGGAAACCGTACAGATCAATTACTAAAACGTCTTGAGAAAAAAGAGATTGAAGCTTCTATTCAAAAAGCTGATATTGTATTAGTTACAATAGGTGCCAACGATATTATGAAGATTGTTAGAAGCAATTTTACAAACCTTCAGCTTGAGCATTTTCAAAAAGAGGAACAACAATATATTGAGAGATTAACAGCCATTTTTAGTAAAATTAATGAACTAAATCCAAACACTAAAATTTATTATATTGGTTTTTATAATCCTTTTGATCGTTATTTTCCTGAAATTAGTGAATTGCAAATGATTGTTAACGACTGGAATGAAATTGGCAAGTCTATAACAGAGGATTTTGAAAATGTAAATTATATCCCAATCGCTGATCTTTTTAGTAACTCAGATGTAGAATTATTATCCGAAGATTATTTCCATCCTAATACAACTGGTTACAAGCTTATGGCTAAGCGTATTCTAGAAAGCATGGAAGAGGTTAGTGTTGAGAAAGAGGCCGTAGCTGAGGATGAAGAATAG
- a CDS encoding squalene/phytoene synthase family protein: MKELKVLQKEAMEVLKATSRTFYIPITFLKKDLKDAVAVAYLAMRAIDEIEDHQELSNDVKHDLLMKVSQLLLEENFNNEKYNEVVLPYKDVLPEVTLRLADWLSLTPTGAKSRVQAATSEMAMGMAKWSKAGWDIKTREDLDDYTYYVAGLVGVMLSDLWQWHDGIETDRDLAIGYGRGLQAVNILRNQHEDMDERGVSFVPDGWNQNELFSYASENLAMANEYIKSINKRTILLFCRLPLAIAHKTLKALKEGREKISRAEVEKTVQEVQVD, translated from the coding sequence ATGAAAGAACTAAAGGTATTGCAAAAAGAGGCGATGGAAGTATTAAAGGCAACAAGTCGAACATTTTATATACCGATTACTTTTTTGAAAAAGGATTTAAAAGATGCGGTGGCAGTAGCTTACTTAGCAATGCGGGCTATAGATGAAATTGAAGATCACCAAGAACTCTCAAATGATGTAAAGCATGATTTGCTTATGAAAGTAAGTCAGTTATTACTTGAAGAAAATTTTAATAATGAAAAGTATAATGAAGTAGTTTTGCCATATAAAGATGTATTACCTGAAGTGACATTACGATTAGCAGATTGGCTATCATTAACTCCTACAGGTGCGAAAAGTCGTGTACAAGCTGCTACAAGTGAAATGGCCATGGGAATGGCGAAATGGTCAAAAGCAGGCTGGGACATTAAAACGCGTGAAGATTTAGATGACTATACCTATTATGTTGCTGGATTAGTTGGGGTTATGCTATCAGATTTATGGCAATGGCATGACGGAATTGAAACAGACCGTGACTTAGCAATTGGCTATGGACGGGGACTACAGGCTGTAAATATATTACGTAACCAACATGAAGATATGGATGAACGTGGTGTAAGCTTTGTCCCTGATGGCTGGAATCAAAATGAGCTATTTTCTTATGCTAGCGAGAACCTAGCAATGGCAAATGAATATATTAAAAGCATTAATAAAAGAACGATATTATTGTTCTGTCGTTTACCACTTGCAATTGCTCATAAAACATTAAAAGCTTTAAAAGAAGGCCGTGAAAAAATAAGTCGTGCCGAAGTTGAAAAAACTGTTCAGGAAGTTCAAGTTGATTAA
- a CDS encoding VOC family protein, with the protein MKKDLGGLEEDITGVTCIYILVKDVYESIKWYQKNLGCAPTSHNPVSPGMQRSILRFPDHNGTIPGPGLRQTTPAIFLVTDKTREERVDHTVESKNLHPLVCFITPRIQEMYIRFIENGVEIVDEISDDRPVGDHFKFYDLDRNLLEIWQP; encoded by the coding sequence ATGAAAAAAGACTTAGGGGGACTAGAAGAAGACATTACAGGTGTGACTTGCATTTATATTCTAGTAAAAGACGTTTACGAGTCTATAAAATGGTATCAAAAAAACTTAGGCTGTGCACCTACAAGTCATAACCCTGTAAGTCCTGGGATGCAAAGATCTATCCTAAGATTTCCAGATCATAATGGTACCATTCCAGGGCCAGGTCTTAGGCAAACGACCCCGGCTATATTCCTTGTAACCGACAAGACACGCGAAGAGAGAGTGGATCATACAGTTGAGAGTAAAAATCTACACCCTTTAGTTTGCTTCATTACTCCTCGTATCCAAGAAATGTACATTCGTTTTATAGAAAATGGAGTAGAGATTGTAGACGAAATTTCCGATGATAGACCTGTTGGAGATCATTTTAAATTTTATGATTTAGATAGAAATCTGTTAGAAATATGGCAGCCTTAG
- a CDS encoding PAS domain-containing sensor histidine kinase, which produces MYNVNQHNDEMTSLKEELKKLRVELSTYKKRDKVSRHYEQSFYKMSDAAYYFKLYENKTSSHFIEVNEVAFTRLGYTREEMLKMSPKHIDRTRGDQLQEIYKKVYMNETYTFETTHVCKDGTFLPVEIKTHILEVEDNGDKLIFSICRDLTNSKKTEEELYILESFYNHSNEGIAIFDLEGKIIQANKAFESIFGYKEEEVKCRRLPVTPAVSKKEAEYLLAETLKGNHIKNFATIKQRKDGRYITVSITMSPLRNKYTGAIYALSGIVRDVTEQLAIMNQLESFIDYNLDPILIFDEHDQLIRLNYAFEETFGWTAKELTGVKIMDMPIIPEHKQQEVENFSETVRLHKGIQGYETIRKTRDGTMLDVLLTTFAINQNNNHMMVVTLKDISHKKEAERVLINSEKISIVGQLSASIAHEIRNPLTAIKGFMKLAKEGSVQLDIYSIIDSEIDRIETISSELLVLGKPQSKELKHSDVGKLLKDVCVLMQSQANFESVFIHYEEVEFDLYCECNEQQVKQVFMNIIKNAI; this is translated from the coding sequence GTGTACAATGTCAATCAGCACAATGATGAAATGACTAGCTTAAAAGAAGAGCTCAAAAAACTAAGAGTGGAACTTTCTACATATAAAAAAAGAGATAAAGTTTCTCGACATTATGAACAGTCCTTTTATAAAATGTCAGATGCAGCATACTACTTTAAACTATATGAAAACAAGACTTCAAGTCATTTCATTGAAGTAAATGAAGTGGCTTTTACAAGGCTTGGTTATACACGTGAAGAAATGCTTAAAATGTCACCCAAACATATAGATCGTACTAGAGGAGATCAATTACAAGAGATTTATAAGAAGGTATATATGAACGAGACATATACATTTGAAACAACACATGTCTGTAAAGATGGAACATTTTTACCTGTTGAGATCAAAACTCATATTTTAGAAGTAGAAGACAATGGCGATAAGTTGATCTTTTCTATATGTCGAGATTTAACAAATAGTAAGAAAACAGAAGAAGAACTGTACATACTAGAATCTTTTTACAATCATAGTAATGAAGGAATTGCTATTTTTGATTTAGAAGGAAAAATTATTCAAGCCAATAAAGCGTTTGAATCAATATTCGGTTACAAAGAGGAGGAAGTGAAATGCAGACGATTACCTGTAACGCCAGCTGTTTCTAAAAAAGAAGCCGAATACCTTCTTGCAGAGACGTTAAAGGGGAACCATATTAAAAATTTTGCAACGATTAAGCAAAGAAAAGACGGCCGGTATATTACGGTAAGTATTACGATGTCCCCTCTAAGAAATAAATACACCGGAGCTATCTATGCATTGTCAGGGATTGTGAGAGATGTTACAGAACAATTAGCTATAATGAATCAACTGGAGTCCTTTATTGATTATAATCTAGATCCAATTCTCATATTTGACGAACATGATCAGTTAATAAGATTGAATTATGCTTTTGAAGAAACCTTTGGTTGGACGGCAAAAGAATTAACTGGTGTTAAAATTATGGACATGCCAATTATTCCAGAACATAAACAACAAGAAGTGGAGAATTTCTCAGAAACTGTTCGATTACATAAAGGTATTCAGGGATATGAAACAATTAGAAAAACTAGAGACGGAACAATGTTGGATGTTTTGCTAACAACATTTGCTATTAATCAAAATAACAATCATATGATGGTGGTAACATTAAAAGATATCTCACATAAGAAAGAAGCGGAAAGAGTTCTTATTAATTCTGAAAAGATATCGATTGTAGGTCAACTTTCTGCAAGTATTGCTCATGAAATTAGAAATCCTTTAACCGCAATCAAGGGTTTTATGAAATTGGCAAAAGAAGGCTCCGTACAATTAGATATTTATTCGATTATTGATTCGGAAATTGATCGAATTGAAACGATTTCAAGTGAATTATTGGTCTTAGGTAAACCGCAATCTAAAGAATTAAAACACTCCGATGTTGGAAAACTCTTAAAAGATGTTTGCGTTTTAATGCAATCGCAAGCCAATTTTGAAAGTGTTTTTATACACTATGAAGAAGTCGAATTTGACCTTTATTGTGAATGCAATGAACAGCAGGTTAAACAAGTTTTTATGAATATCATTAAAAATGCGATTTAA
- the fbp gene encoding fructose-1,6-bisphosphatase — protein sequence MNTKFLDLLAQKYDSEEKVVTEIINLEAILNLPKGTEHFVSDLHGEYQAFQHVLRNGSGKVKEKIEDIFKKILTEKEIKEFATLVYYPEEKLQLIKNDFDNEQELHHWYTVIIERMIKLICYASSKYTRSKLRKALPSQFVYIVEELLYKTDEFTNFKEPYYTKIVQQIITLGQADKLIIGLAYTTQRLVVDHLHVVGDIYDRGPEPDKIMEALINYHSVDIQWGNHDVLWIGAFAGSKVCLANIIRICARYNNLDIIEDVYGINLRPLLNLAEKYYSDNPAFRPKVQGDEPITEEEKLQITKIHQAIAIIQFKLESPIIKRRPNFNMSERLLLEKVDYENNEITIYGQTYPLENPCFATINPAQPDQLLEEEQQVIDKLLFSVQHSEKLARHMNFLMKRGSLYLKYNGNLLIHGCIPLDEEGNMEKMIIKDKTYGGRELLDVFEHYLRYSFAHPEETDDLATDMVWYLWTGEYSSLFGKRAMTTFERYFIGDKTTHKEKKNPYYHLREDEETCRRLLNEFDLDPDQGHIINGHTPVKEINGENPVKANGKMIVIDGGFSKAYQSTTGIAGYTLLYNSFGMQLVAHQHFNSKEDVLQNGTDVLSVRRIVDKELERKKVLETNIGEDLLQEVSMLNSLMEYRYMK from the coding sequence TTGAATACAAAATTCTTAGATTTACTGGCCCAAAAATATGATAGCGAAGAAAAAGTGGTCACTGAAATTATTAATCTAGAAGCTATCTTAAATCTACCAAAGGGGACAGAACATTTTGTAAGTGATTTGCACGGGGAGTATCAAGCCTTTCAACATGTGTTAAGAAATGGATCTGGGAAGGTCAAGGAGAAAATTGAAGACATTTTTAAAAAGATTTTAACTGAAAAAGAAATTAAAGAATTTGCCACATTGGTTTATTATCCTGAAGAAAAATTACAGTTAATCAAAAATGATTTTGACAATGAACAAGAATTACACCATTGGTATACCGTCATTATTGAGCGCATGATTAAGCTTATTTGTTATGCGTCCTCTAAATATACACGCTCGAAATTGCGTAAAGCATTACCTAGTCAGTTTGTTTATATTGTTGAAGAATTACTATATAAAACAGATGAGTTCACAAATTTTAAAGAACCGTATTATACAAAAATCGTTCAACAAATTATTACCCTTGGACAAGCAGATAAGCTCATTATTGGTCTTGCCTATACGACTCAGAGACTTGTTGTTGATCATCTTCATGTTGTAGGGGATATTTATGATCGTGGACCTGAACCAGATAAAATTATGGAAGCTCTCATCAATTATCATTCTGTTGATATTCAGTGGGGAAATCATGATGTTCTCTGGATTGGGGCTTTTGCCGGATCAAAGGTATGTCTTGCAAACATTATTCGAATTTGTGCTCGTTACAACAACCTGGATATCATTGAAGATGTATATGGAATCAACCTAAGACCGCTTCTTAACCTAGCGGAGAAATATTATAGTGATAATCCTGCCTTTAGGCCAAAGGTGCAAGGAGATGAACCGATAACGGAAGAAGAAAAATTGCAAATTACTAAAATACATCAAGCCATCGCAATTATTCAGTTTAAGCTTGAAAGTCCGATTATCAAAAGACGTCCGAACTTTAATATGTCAGAAAGACTTTTGCTTGAAAAGGTAGATTATGAGAACAATGAGATTACGATTTATGGACAAACATATCCACTTGAAAATCCTTGCTTCGCAACGATAAATCCAGCTCAACCTGATCAACTTTTAGAAGAAGAGCAGCAAGTAATAGACAAGCTGTTGTTTTCTGTTCAGCATTCGGAAAAGCTTGCAAGACATATGAATTTTCTAATGAAAAGAGGAAGTCTTTATTTAAAATATAACGGAAACTTATTAATACACGGCTGCATACCTTTAGATGAAGAAGGAAATATGGAAAAAATGATCATCAAAGATAAAACCTATGGTGGACGTGAATTACTTGATGTGTTCGAACATTATTTACGCTATTCGTTTGCACATCCTGAAGAAACAGACGATCTTGCGACAGATATGGTTTGGTATTTATGGACGGGTGAATATTCTTCATTGTTTGGAAAAAGAGCAATGACAACCTTTGAAAGATATTTTATTGGGGACAAAACAACGCATAAAGAGAAAAAGAACCCATACTATCACCTTCGCGAAGATGAAGAAACATGCCGCCGCCTACTAAATGAGTTTGATCTAGATCCAGATCAAGGCCATATCATTAACGGCCATACTCCTGTAAAAGAAATTAATGGAGAAAACCCTGTTAAAGCGAATGGAAAAATGATTGTTATCGATGGCGGCTTCTCGAAGGCTTATCAATCCACAACAGGCATTGCAGGATATACATTATTATATAATTCCTTCGGCATGCAGCTCGTTGCTCATCAACATTTTAATTCAAAAGAAGATGTTCTCCAAAACGGAACTGACGTTTTATCTGTAAGACGGATAGTAGACAAAGAGTTAGAAAGAAAAAAAGTGCTAGAAACAAACATTGGGGAGGACTTACTACAAGAAGTCTCAATGTTGAATAGCTTAATGGAATACCGTTACATGAAGTGA
- a CDS encoding pentapeptide repeat-containing protein: protein MSLNVQKIDLQKADISGSKWQEVNAEELEINNVSLAKTKVNNANMNRMLLNDVNLEKVEISNTNLSRAQIKHANFSHAIIEHIHLFGTEFRNAVLPKEGDPNFNENGEYKPISFHHCNLAKGQIKNCNLSNMEISDCDISGLKINGILIEDLIMKLEK, encoded by the coding sequence ATGTCATTAAATGTTCAAAAAATAGATTTACAAAAAGCAGATATTTCTGGGTCAAAGTGGCAAGAAGTGAATGCTGAAGAGCTAGAAATAAATAATGTAAGCTTAGCAAAAACAAAGGTTAACAATGCAAATATGAATAGAATGTTACTAAATGATGTTAATTTAGAAAAAGTTGAAATATCCAATACTAATTTATCTCGGGCACAAATTAAACATGCTAATTTTAGTCATGCCATTATAGAACACATTCACTTATTTGGAACTGAGTTTCGTAATGCAGTTCTTCCAAAAGAAGGAGATCCAAATTTTAATGAAAACGGAGAATACAAACCGATAAGCTTCCATCATTGTAATCTCGCAAAAGGGCAAATAAAAAACTGTAATTTATCTAATATGGAAATTAGTGATTGTGACATTTCAGGGCTTAAGATTAATGGAATATTAATTGAGGATTTAATTATGAAACTAGAAAAGTAA
- a CDS encoding aromatic acid exporter family protein has product MNLSLCPILFQFGGFIITFGPRILKTGLAVALSIYICSLMHLEHAVFAGVAAILAIQPSVYRTWKQMVDQVLANTIGASVSLFFIYFFGDNPAIIGFVIIIVIAISLKLKLQSTISLTLVTVLAVMSAAGSEDLYFALERFYIILIGTCTAILINLLIFPPKYKKSFVQLVETTFQNMSLLIRTAISNELTETSYQEYSKNFKKDIKKLEELFQLFDEERIKLGRKSNQLQVRELLVFRQLFKTLQEGEQLLENIEEHFFQSKKSEEESQFFDEQLEYLMKYHEYLLLKYQGKIKENHSSFEQEALKESYELKLKLYMQNADQNVRLLIVVSSIIDYSFHLRRLDKLISQLNHQ; this is encoded by the coding sequence TTACGTTTGGTCCACGCATATTAAAAACAGGTTTAGCTGTTGCTTTATCGATATACATATGTTCGTTGATGCATCTTGAACATGCTGTTTTTGCTGGAGTTGCGGCTATTTTAGCTATTCAACCTTCTGTTTACCGTACTTGGAAGCAGATGGTTGATCAAGTCTTGGCTAATACAATAGGCGCTTCGGTTTCACTGTTTTTTATATATTTTTTTGGAGATAATCCAGCAATTATTGGCTTCGTTATTATCATCGTTATCGCAATAAGTCTAAAATTGAAGTTACAAAGTACCATCTCCCTAACTCTAGTAACAGTCCTTGCTGTGATGAGTGCCGCTGGAAGTGAAGATCTATATTTTGCTTTAGAAAGATTTTATATTATTTTAATTGGGACATGCACAGCCATATTAATTAACCTTCTTATTTTTCCACCAAAATATAAGAAGTCATTTGTACAGCTTGTTGAAACAACATTCCAAAATATGTCATTGCTCATTAGAACTGCCATTTCCAATGAGTTAACAGAAACTTCATATCAGGAATATAGTAAGAATTTTAAAAAGGATATAAAAAAATTAGAAGAACTATTTCAATTGTTTGATGAAGAAAGAATAAAGCTCGGAAGAAAATCAAATCAGCTGCAAGTAAGAGAACTTCTTGTTTTCAGGCAGTTATTTAAAACATTGCAAGAAGGTGAACAGCTATTAGAAAATATCGAGGAACACTTTTTTCAAAGCAAAAAATCTGAAGAGGAAAGTCAGTTTTTTGATGAACAACTTGAGTACTTAATGAAGTATCATGAGTATTTACTATTAAAATATCAGGGGAAAATAAAAGAAAATCATTCGAGCTTTGAGCAAGAAGCGTTAAAGGAAAGTTATGAACTTAAATTAAAATTATATATGCAAAATGCTGATCAAAATGTTCGTTTATTGATTGTCGTATCTTCTATTATTGATTATTCCTTTCATTTAAGAAGATTAGATAAACTAATTAGTCAATTAAACCATCAGTAG
- a CDS encoding ATP-binding protein, whose protein sequence is MSVSAYAQRNHAIVKISDNGEGIPTSVQQKLGQPFYTTKEKGTGLGLMVCYNIIEQHKGKIHFVTEEGEGTTFTIEIPLENKTNGSYF, encoded by the coding sequence ATTTCGGTATCTGCTTATGCACAAAGAAATCATGCCATTGTCAAAATTAGTGATAATGGAGAAGGTATACCTACCTCCGTACAACAAAAACTAGGTCAGCCTTTTTATACAACAAAAGAAAAAGGTACAGGACTTGGACTTATGGTTTGTTATAACATAATTGAACAGCATAAAGGAAAAATTCATTTTGTAACAGAAGAAGGAGAAGGAACAACATTTACAATAGAAATTCCATTAGAGAACAAAACCAATGGATCATACTTTTAA